Proteins encoded within one genomic window of Pongo pygmaeus isolate AG05252 chromosome 4, NHGRI_mPonPyg2-v2.0_pri, whole genome shotgun sequence:
- the PDLIM7 gene encoding PDZ and LIM domain protein 7 isoform X16 — translation MDSFKVVLEGPAPWGFRLQGGKDFNVPLSISRLTPGGKAAQAGVAVGDWVLSIDGENAGSLTHIEAQNKIRACGERLSLGLSRAQPVQSKPQKAPTLSCPPALPGCVSAQASAPAADPPRYTFAPSVSLNKTARPFGAPPPADSAPQQNGQPLRPLVPDASKQRLMENTEDWRPRPGTGQSRSFRILAHLTGTEFMQDPDEEHLKKSSQVPRTEAPAPASSTPQETWPGPTAPSPTSRPPWAVDPAFAERYAPDKTSTVLTRHSQPATPTPLQSRTSIVQAAAGGVPGGGSNNGKTPVCHQCHKVIRGRYLVALGHAYHPEEFVCSQCGKVLEEGGFFEEKGAIFCPPCYDVRYAPSCAKCKKKITGKPPKAAKSMRTKPGEALGPPDSHFGLSLPW, via the exons ATGGATTCCTTCAAGGTAGTGCTGGAGGGGCCAGCACCTTGGGGCTTCCGGCTGCAAGGGGGCAAGGACTTCAATGTACCCCTCTCCATTTCCCGG CTCACTCCTGGAGGCAAAGCGGCGCAGGCCGGAGTGGCCGTGGGTGACTGGGTGCTGAGCATCGATGGCGAGAATGCGGGTAGCCTCACACACATCGAAGCTCAGAACAAGATCCGGGCCTGTGGGGAGCGCCTCAGCCTGGGCCTCAGCAG AGCCCAGCCGGTTCAGAGCAAACCGCAGAAG GCCCCCACCCTATCCTGCCCGCCCGCCCTGCCCGGCTGTGTCTCTGCCCAGGCCTCCGCCCCCGCCGCGGACCCTCCGCGGTACACCTTTGCACCCAGCGTCTCCCTCAACAAGACGGCCCGGCCCTTTGGGGCGCCCCCGCCCGCTGACAGCGCCCCGCAGCAGAATGG ACAGCCGCTCCGACCGCTGGTCCCAGACGCCAGCAAGCAGCGGCTGATGGAGAACACGGAGGACTGGCGGCCGCGGCCGGGGACAGGCCAGTCGCGTTCCTTCCGCATCCTTGCCCACCTCACAGGCACCGAGTTCA TGCAAGACCCGGATGAGGAGCACCTGAAGAAATCAAG CCAGGTGCCCAGGACagaagccccagccccagcctcatcTACACCCCAGGAGACCTGGCCTG GCCCTACCGCCCCCAGCCCTACCAGCCGCCCGCCCTGGGCTGTGGACCCTGCGTTTGCCGAGCGCTATGCCCCGGACAAAACGAGCACAGTGCTGACCCGGCACAGCCAGCCGGCCACGCCCACGCCGCTGCAGAGCCGCACCTCCATTGTGCAGGCAGCTGCCGGAGGGGTGCCAGGAGGGGGCAGCAACAACGGCAAGACTCCCGTGTGTCACCAGTGCCACAAGGTCATCCG GGGCCGCTACCTGGTGGCGCTGGGCCACGCGTACCACCCGGAGGAGTTTGTGTGTAGCCAGTGTGGGAAGGTCCTGGAAGAGGGTGGCTTCTTTGAGGAGAAGGGCGCCATTTTCTGCCCACCATGCTATGACGTGCGCTATGCACCCAGCTGCGCCAAGTGCAAGAagaagattacaggc AAACCGCCCAAGGCTGCAAAGAGCATGAGGACCAAGCCAGGAGAAGCCCTGGGCCCTCCTGACTCCCACTTTGGGCTCTCCCTGCCCTGGTGA
- the PDLIM7 gene encoding PDZ and LIM domain protein 7 isoform X12 has product MDSFKVVLEGPAPWGFRLQGGKDFNVPLSISRLTPGGKAAQAGVAVGDWVLSIDGENAGSLTHIEAQNKIRACGERLSLGLSRAQPVQSKPQKASAPAADPPRYTFAPSVSLNKTARPFGAPPPADSAPQQNGQPLRPLVPDASKQRLMENTEDWRPRPGTGQSRSFRILAHLTGTEFMQDPDEEHLKKSSQVPRTEAPAPASSTPQETWPGPTAPSPTSRPPWAVDPAFAERYAPDKTSTVLTRHSQPATPTPLQSRTSIVQAAAGGVPGGGSNNGKTPVCHQCHKVIRGRYLVALGHAYHPEEFVCSQCGKVLEEGGFFEEKGAIFCPPCYDVRYAPSCAKCKKKITGEIMHALKMTWHVHCFTCAACKMPIRNRAFYMEEGVPYCERDYEKMFGTKCHGCDFKIDAGDRFLEALGFSWHDTCFVCAICQINLEGKTFYSKKDRPLCKSHAFSHV; this is encoded by the exons ATGGATTCCTTCAAGGTAGTGCTGGAGGGGCCAGCACCTTGGGGCTTCCGGCTGCAAGGGGGCAAGGACTTCAATGTACCCCTCTCCATTTCCCGG CTCACTCCTGGAGGCAAAGCGGCGCAGGCCGGAGTGGCCGTGGGTGACTGGGTGCTGAGCATCGATGGCGAGAATGCGGGTAGCCTCACACACATCGAAGCTCAGAACAAGATCCGGGCCTGTGGGGAGCGCCTCAGCCTGGGCCTCAGCAG AGCCCAGCCGGTTCAGAGCAAACCGCAGAAG GCCTCCGCCCCCGCCGCGGACCCTCCGCGGTACACCTTTGCACCCAGCGTCTCCCTCAACAAGACGGCCCGGCCCTTTGGGGCGCCCCCGCCCGCTGACAGCGCCCCGCAGCAGAATGG ACAGCCGCTCCGACCGCTGGTCCCAGACGCCAGCAAGCAGCGGCTGATGGAGAACACGGAGGACTGGCGGCCGCGGCCGGGGACAGGCCAGTCGCGTTCCTTCCGCATCCTTGCCCACCTCACAGGCACCGAGTTCA TGCAAGACCCGGATGAGGAGCACCTGAAGAAATCAAG CCAGGTGCCCAGGACagaagccccagccccagcctcatcTACACCCCAGGAGACCTGGCCTG GCCCTACCGCCCCCAGCCCTACCAGCCGCCCGCCCTGGGCTGTGGACCCTGCGTTTGCCGAGCGCTATGCCCCGGACAAAACGAGCACAGTGCTGACCCGGCACAGCCAGCCGGCCACGCCCACGCCGCTGCAGAGCCGCACCTCCATTGTGCAGGCAGCTGCCGGAGGGGTGCCAGGAGGGGGCAGCAACAACGGCAAGACTCCCGTGTGTCACCAGTGCCACAAGGTCATCCG GGGCCGCTACCTGGTGGCGCTGGGCCACGCGTACCACCCGGAGGAGTTTGTGTGTAGCCAGTGTGGGAAGGTCCTGGAAGAGGGTGGCTTCTTTGAGGAGAAGGGCGCCATTTTCTGCCCACCATGCTATGACGTGCGCTATGCACCCAGCTGCGCCAAGTGCAAGAagaagattacaggc GAGATCATGCACGCCCTGAAGATGACCTGGCACGTGCACTGCTTTACCTGTGCTGCCTGCAAGATGCCCATCCGGAACAGGGCCTTCTACATGGAGGAGGGCGTGCCCTATTGCGAGCGAG ACTATGAGAAGATGTTTGGCACAAAATGCCATGGCTGTGACTTCAAGATCGACGCTGGGGACCGCTTCCTGGAGGCCCTGGGCTTCAGCTGGCATGACACCTGCTTCGTCTGCGCG ATATGTCAGATCAACCTGGAAGGAAAGACCTTCTACTCCAAGAAGGACAGGCCTCTCTGCAAGAGCCATGCCTTCTCTCATGTGTGA
- the PDLIM7 gene encoding PDZ and LIM domain protein 7 isoform X6 yields the protein MDSFKVVLEGPAPWGFRLQGGKDFNVPLSISRLTPGGKAAQAGVAVGDWVLSIDGENAGSLTHIEAQNKIRACGERLSLGLSRAQPVQSKPQKAPTLSCPPALPGCVSAQASAPAADPPRYTFAPSVSLNKTARPFGAPPPADSAPQQNGQPLRPLVPDASKQRLMENTEDWRPRPGTGQSRSFRILAHLTGTEFMQDPDEEHLKKSSQVPRTEAPAPASSTPQETWPGPTAPSPTSRPPWAVDPAFAERYAPDKTSTVLTRHSQPATPTPLQSRTSIVQAAAGGVPGGGSNNGKTPVCHQCHKVIRGRYLVALGHAYHPEEFVCSQCGKVLEEGGFFEEKGAIFCPPCYDVRYAPSCAKCKKKITGEIMHALKMTWHVHCFTCAACKMPIRNRAFYMEEGVPYCERDYEKMFGTKCHGCDFKIDAGDRFLEALGFSWHDTCFVCAVRAPPLELSPKPPGPLFAPREMQEKLGRGLSCCPQPHVTGPLLSLDMSDQPGRKDLLLQEGQASLQEPCLLSCVSPFCPQLPRWPLA from the exons ATGGATTCCTTCAAGGTAGTGCTGGAGGGGCCAGCACCTTGGGGCTTCCGGCTGCAAGGGGGCAAGGACTTCAATGTACCCCTCTCCATTTCCCGG CTCACTCCTGGAGGCAAAGCGGCGCAGGCCGGAGTGGCCGTGGGTGACTGGGTGCTGAGCATCGATGGCGAGAATGCGGGTAGCCTCACACACATCGAAGCTCAGAACAAGATCCGGGCCTGTGGGGAGCGCCTCAGCCTGGGCCTCAGCAG AGCCCAGCCGGTTCAGAGCAAACCGCAGAAG GCCCCCACCCTATCCTGCCCGCCCGCCCTGCCCGGCTGTGTCTCTGCCCAGGCCTCCGCCCCCGCCGCGGACCCTCCGCGGTACACCTTTGCACCCAGCGTCTCCCTCAACAAGACGGCCCGGCCCTTTGGGGCGCCCCCGCCCGCTGACAGCGCCCCGCAGCAGAATGG ACAGCCGCTCCGACCGCTGGTCCCAGACGCCAGCAAGCAGCGGCTGATGGAGAACACGGAGGACTGGCGGCCGCGGCCGGGGACAGGCCAGTCGCGTTCCTTCCGCATCCTTGCCCACCTCACAGGCACCGAGTTCA TGCAAGACCCGGATGAGGAGCACCTGAAGAAATCAAG CCAGGTGCCCAGGACagaagccccagccccagcctcatcTACACCCCAGGAGACCTGGCCTG GCCCTACCGCCCCCAGCCCTACCAGCCGCCCGCCCTGGGCTGTGGACCCTGCGTTTGCCGAGCGCTATGCCCCGGACAAAACGAGCACAGTGCTGACCCGGCACAGCCAGCCGGCCACGCCCACGCCGCTGCAGAGCCGCACCTCCATTGTGCAGGCAGCTGCCGGAGGGGTGCCAGGAGGGGGCAGCAACAACGGCAAGACTCCCGTGTGTCACCAGTGCCACAAGGTCATCCG GGGCCGCTACCTGGTGGCGCTGGGCCACGCGTACCACCCGGAGGAGTTTGTGTGTAGCCAGTGTGGGAAGGTCCTGGAAGAGGGTGGCTTCTTTGAGGAGAAGGGCGCCATTTTCTGCCCACCATGCTATGACGTGCGCTATGCACCCAGCTGCGCCAAGTGCAAGAagaagattacaggc GAGATCATGCACGCCCTGAAGATGACCTGGCACGTGCACTGCTTTACCTGTGCTGCCTGCAAGATGCCCATCCGGAACAGGGCCTTCTACATGGAGGAGGGCGTGCCCTATTGCGAGCGAG ACTATGAGAAGATGTTTGGCACAAAATGCCATGGCTGTGACTTCAAGATCGACGCTGGGGACCGCTTCCTGGAGGCCCTGGGCTTCAGCTGGCATGACACCTGCTTCGTCTGCGCGGTGAGAGCCCCGCCCCTCGAACTCAGCCCCAAGCCCCCCGGCCCTCTGTTCGCTCCCCGGGAGATGCAGGAGAAGTTGGGAAGGGGCCTCTCCTGCTGCCCCCAACCCCATGTGACTGGGCCTTTGCTGTCCTTAGATATGTCAGATCAACCTGGAAGGAAAGACCTTCTACTCCAAGAAGGACAGGCCTCTCTGCAAGAGCCATGCCTTCTCTCATGTGTGAGCCCCTTCTGCCCACAGCTGCCGCGGTGGCCCCTAGCCTGA
- the PDLIM7 gene encoding PDZ and LIM domain protein 7 isoform X17, translating into MDSFKVVLEGPAPWGFRLQGGKDFNVPLSISRLTPGGKAAQAGVAVGDWVLSIDGENAGSLTHIEAQNKIRACGERLSLGLSRAQPVQSKPQKASAPAADPPRYTFAPSVSLNKTARPFGAPPPADSAPQQNGQPLRPLVPDASKQRLMENTEDWRPRPGTGQSRSFRILAHLTGTEFMQDPDEEHLKKSREKYVLELQSPRYTRLRDWHHQRSAHVLNVQS; encoded by the exons ATGGATTCCTTCAAGGTAGTGCTGGAGGGGCCAGCACCTTGGGGCTTCCGGCTGCAAGGGGGCAAGGACTTCAATGTACCCCTCTCCATTTCCCGG CTCACTCCTGGAGGCAAAGCGGCGCAGGCCGGAGTGGCCGTGGGTGACTGGGTGCTGAGCATCGATGGCGAGAATGCGGGTAGCCTCACACACATCGAAGCTCAGAACAAGATCCGGGCCTGTGGGGAGCGCCTCAGCCTGGGCCTCAGCAG AGCCCAGCCGGTTCAGAGCAAACCGCAGAAG GCCTCCGCCCCCGCCGCGGACCCTCCGCGGTACACCTTTGCACCCAGCGTCTCCCTCAACAAGACGGCCCGGCCCTTTGGGGCGCCCCCGCCCGCTGACAGCGCCCCGCAGCAGAATGG ACAGCCGCTCCGACCGCTGGTCCCAGACGCCAGCAAGCAGCGGCTGATGGAGAACACGGAGGACTGGCGGCCGCGGCCGGGGACAGGCCAGTCGCGTTCCTTCCGCATCCTTGCCCACCTCACAGGCACCGAGTTCA TGCAAGACCCGGATGAGGAGCACCTGAAGAAATCAAG GGAAAAGTATGTCCTGGAGCTGCAGAGCCCACGCTACACCCGCCTCCGGGACTGGCACCACCAGCGCTCTGCCCACGTGCTCAACGTGCAGTCGTAG
- the PDLIM7 gene encoding PDZ and LIM domain protein 7 isoform X10, with protein MDSFKVVLEGPAPWGFRLQGGKDFNVPLSISRLTPGGKAAQAGVAVGDWVLSIDGENAGSLTHIEAQNKIRACGERLSLGLSRAQPVQSKPQKAPTLSCPPALPGCVSAQASAPAADPPRYTFAPSVSLNKTARPFGAPPPADSAPQQNGQPLRPLVPDASKQRLMENTEDWRPRPGTGQSRSFRILAHLTGTEFMQDPDEEHLKKSSQVPRTEAPAPASSTPQETWPGPTAPSPTSRPPWAVDPAFAERYAPDKTSTVLTRHSQPATPTPLQSRTSIVQAAAGGVPGGGSNNGKTPVCHQCHKVIRGRYLVALGHAYHPEEFVCSQCGKVLEEGGFFEEKGAIFCPPCYDVRYAPSCAKCKKKITGEIMHALKMTWHVHCFTCAACKMPIRNRAFYMEEGVPYCERDYEKMFGTKCHGCDFKIDAGDRFLEALGFSWHDTCFVCAICQINLEGKTFYSKKDRPLCKSHAFSHV; from the exons ATGGATTCCTTCAAGGTAGTGCTGGAGGGGCCAGCACCTTGGGGCTTCCGGCTGCAAGGGGGCAAGGACTTCAATGTACCCCTCTCCATTTCCCGG CTCACTCCTGGAGGCAAAGCGGCGCAGGCCGGAGTGGCCGTGGGTGACTGGGTGCTGAGCATCGATGGCGAGAATGCGGGTAGCCTCACACACATCGAAGCTCAGAACAAGATCCGGGCCTGTGGGGAGCGCCTCAGCCTGGGCCTCAGCAG AGCCCAGCCGGTTCAGAGCAAACCGCAGAAG GCCCCCACCCTATCCTGCCCGCCCGCCCTGCCCGGCTGTGTCTCTGCCCAGGCCTCCGCCCCCGCCGCGGACCCTCCGCGGTACACCTTTGCACCCAGCGTCTCCCTCAACAAGACGGCCCGGCCCTTTGGGGCGCCCCCGCCCGCTGACAGCGCCCCGCAGCAGAATGG ACAGCCGCTCCGACCGCTGGTCCCAGACGCCAGCAAGCAGCGGCTGATGGAGAACACGGAGGACTGGCGGCCGCGGCCGGGGACAGGCCAGTCGCGTTCCTTCCGCATCCTTGCCCACCTCACAGGCACCGAGTTCA TGCAAGACCCGGATGAGGAGCACCTGAAGAAATCAAG CCAGGTGCCCAGGACagaagccccagccccagcctcatcTACACCCCAGGAGACCTGGCCTG GCCCTACCGCCCCCAGCCCTACCAGCCGCCCGCCCTGGGCTGTGGACCCTGCGTTTGCCGAGCGCTATGCCCCGGACAAAACGAGCACAGTGCTGACCCGGCACAGCCAGCCGGCCACGCCCACGCCGCTGCAGAGCCGCACCTCCATTGTGCAGGCAGCTGCCGGAGGGGTGCCAGGAGGGGGCAGCAACAACGGCAAGACTCCCGTGTGTCACCAGTGCCACAAGGTCATCCG GGGCCGCTACCTGGTGGCGCTGGGCCACGCGTACCACCCGGAGGAGTTTGTGTGTAGCCAGTGTGGGAAGGTCCTGGAAGAGGGTGGCTTCTTTGAGGAGAAGGGCGCCATTTTCTGCCCACCATGCTATGACGTGCGCTATGCACCCAGCTGCGCCAAGTGCAAGAagaagattacaggc GAGATCATGCACGCCCTGAAGATGACCTGGCACGTGCACTGCTTTACCTGTGCTGCCTGCAAGATGCCCATCCGGAACAGGGCCTTCTACATGGAGGAGGGCGTGCCCTATTGCGAGCGAG ACTATGAGAAGATGTTTGGCACAAAATGCCATGGCTGTGACTTCAAGATCGACGCTGGGGACCGCTTCCTGGAGGCCCTGGGCTTCAGCTGGCATGACACCTGCTTCGTCTGCGCG ATATGTCAGATCAACCTGGAAGGAAAGACCTTCTACTCCAAGAAGGACAGGCCTCTCTGCAAGAGCCATGCCTTCTCTCATGTGTGA
- the PDLIM7 gene encoding PDZ and LIM domain protein 7 isoform X9 codes for MDSFKVVLEGPAPWGFRLQGGKDFNVPLSISRLTPGGKAAQAGVAVGDWVLSIDGENAGSLTHIEAQNKIRACGERLSLGLSRAQPVQSKPQKVQTPDKQPLRPLVPDASKQRLMENTEDWRPRPGTGQSRSFRILAHLTGTEFMQDPDEEHLKKSSQVPRTEAPAPASSTPQETWPGPTAPSPTSRPPWAVDPAFAERYAPDKTSTVLTRHSQPATPTPLQSRTSIVQAAAGGVPGGGSNNGKTPVCHQCHKVIRGRYLVALGHAYHPEEFVCSQCGKVLEEGGFFEEKGAIFCPPCYDVRYAPSCAKCKKKITGEIMHALKMTWHVHCFTCAACKMPIRNRAFYMEEGVPYCERDYEKMFGTKCHGCDFKIDAGDRFLEALGFSWHDTCFVCAVRAPPLELSPKPPGPLFAPREMQEKLGRGLSCCPQPHVTGPLLSLDMSDQPGRKDLLLQEGQASLQEPCLLSCVSPFCPQLPRWPLA; via the exons ATGGATTCCTTCAAGGTAGTGCTGGAGGGGCCAGCACCTTGGGGCTTCCGGCTGCAAGGGGGCAAGGACTTCAATGTACCCCTCTCCATTTCCCGG CTCACTCCTGGAGGCAAAGCGGCGCAGGCCGGAGTGGCCGTGGGTGACTGGGTGCTGAGCATCGATGGCGAGAATGCGGGTAGCCTCACACACATCGAAGCTCAGAACAAGATCCGGGCCTGTGGGGAGCGCCTCAGCCTGGGCCTCAGCAG AGCCCAGCCGGTTCAGAGCAAACCGCAGAAG GTGCAGACCCCTGACAA ACAGCCGCTCCGACCGCTGGTCCCAGACGCCAGCAAGCAGCGGCTGATGGAGAACACGGAGGACTGGCGGCCGCGGCCGGGGACAGGCCAGTCGCGTTCCTTCCGCATCCTTGCCCACCTCACAGGCACCGAGTTCA TGCAAGACCCGGATGAGGAGCACCTGAAGAAATCAAG CCAGGTGCCCAGGACagaagccccagccccagcctcatcTACACCCCAGGAGACCTGGCCTG GCCCTACCGCCCCCAGCCCTACCAGCCGCCCGCCCTGGGCTGTGGACCCTGCGTTTGCCGAGCGCTATGCCCCGGACAAAACGAGCACAGTGCTGACCCGGCACAGCCAGCCGGCCACGCCCACGCCGCTGCAGAGCCGCACCTCCATTGTGCAGGCAGCTGCCGGAGGGGTGCCAGGAGGGGGCAGCAACAACGGCAAGACTCCCGTGTGTCACCAGTGCCACAAGGTCATCCG GGGCCGCTACCTGGTGGCGCTGGGCCACGCGTACCACCCGGAGGAGTTTGTGTGTAGCCAGTGTGGGAAGGTCCTGGAAGAGGGTGGCTTCTTTGAGGAGAAGGGCGCCATTTTCTGCCCACCATGCTATGACGTGCGCTATGCACCCAGCTGCGCCAAGTGCAAGAagaagattacaggc GAGATCATGCACGCCCTGAAGATGACCTGGCACGTGCACTGCTTTACCTGTGCTGCCTGCAAGATGCCCATCCGGAACAGGGCCTTCTACATGGAGGAGGGCGTGCCCTATTGCGAGCGAG ACTATGAGAAGATGTTTGGCACAAAATGCCATGGCTGTGACTTCAAGATCGACGCTGGGGACCGCTTCCTGGAGGCCCTGGGCTTCAGCTGGCATGACACCTGCTTCGTCTGCGCGGTGAGAGCCCCGCCCCTCGAACTCAGCCCCAAGCCCCCCGGCCCTCTGTTCGCTCCCCGGGAGATGCAGGAGAAGTTGGGAAGGGGCCTCTCCTGCTGCCCCCAACCCCATGTGACTGGGCCTTTGCTGTCCTTAGATATGTCAGATCAACCTGGAAGGAAAGACCTTCTACTCCAAGAAGGACAGGCCTCTCTGCAAGAGCCATGCCTTCTCTCATGTGTGAGCCCCTTCTGCCCACAGCTGCCGCGGTGGCCCCTAGCCTGA
- the PDLIM7 gene encoding PDZ and LIM domain protein 7 isoform X2 → MDSFKVVLEGPAPWGFRLQGGKDFNVPLSISRLTPGGKAAQAGVAVGDWVLSIDGENAGSLTHIEAQNKIRACGERLSLGLSRAQPVQSKPQKASAPAADPPRYTFAPSVSLNKTARPFGAPPPADSAPQQNGQPLRPLVPDASKQRLMENTEDWRPRPGTGQSRSFRILAHLTGTEFMQDPDEEHLKKSRDHTPANWTLLGEAALPIPTPVGPGIQLGSFHAPRHLPWGQQDPGWGVGPCQEAQPCRALNGRSCSQVPRTEAPAPASSTPQETWPGPTAPSPTSRPPWAVDPAFAERYAPDKTSTVLTRHSQPATPTPLQSRTSIVQAAAGGVPGGGSNNGKTPVCHQCHKVIRGRYLVALGHAYHPEEFVCSQCGKVLEEGGFFEEKGAIFCPPCYDVRYAPSCAKCKKKITGEIMHALKMTWHVHCFTCAACKMPIRNRAFYMEEGVPYCERDYEKMFGTKCHGCDFKIDAGDRFLEALGFSWHDTCFVCAVRAPPLELSPKPPGPLFAPREMQEKLGRGLSCCPQPHVTGPLLSLDMSDQPGRKDLLLQEGQASLQEPCLLSCVSPFCPQLPRWPLA, encoded by the exons ATGGATTCCTTCAAGGTAGTGCTGGAGGGGCCAGCACCTTGGGGCTTCCGGCTGCAAGGGGGCAAGGACTTCAATGTACCCCTCTCCATTTCCCGG CTCACTCCTGGAGGCAAAGCGGCGCAGGCCGGAGTGGCCGTGGGTGACTGGGTGCTGAGCATCGATGGCGAGAATGCGGGTAGCCTCACACACATCGAAGCTCAGAACAAGATCCGGGCCTGTGGGGAGCGCCTCAGCCTGGGCCTCAGCAG AGCCCAGCCGGTTCAGAGCAAACCGCAGAAG GCCTCCGCCCCCGCCGCGGACCCTCCGCGGTACACCTTTGCACCCAGCGTCTCCCTCAACAAGACGGCCCGGCCCTTTGGGGCGCCCCCGCCCGCTGACAGCGCCCCGCAGCAGAATGG ACAGCCGCTCCGACCGCTGGTCCCAGACGCCAGCAAGCAGCGGCTGATGGAGAACACGGAGGACTGGCGGCCGCGGCCGGGGACAGGCCAGTCGCGTTCCTTCCGCATCCTTGCCCACCTCACAGGCACCGAGTTCA TGCAAGACCCGGATGAGGAGCACCTGAAGAAATCAAG AGACCACACACCAGCTAACTGGACGTTGCTAGGAGAAGCTGCCCTTCCCATCCCTACCCCAGTGGGACCTGGAATCCAACTCGGCAGTTTCCATGCCCCCAGGCATCTCCCATGGGGCCAGCAGGACCCAGGTTGGGGGGTGGGGCCATGCCAGGAAGCTCAGCCATGCAGGGCCTTGAATGGCAGATCTTGCAGCCAGGTGCCCAGGACagaagccccagccccagcctcatcTACACCCCAGGAGACCTGGCCTG GCCCTACCGCCCCCAGCCCTACCAGCCGCCCGCCCTGGGCTGTGGACCCTGCGTTTGCCGAGCGCTATGCCCCGGACAAAACGAGCACAGTGCTGACCCGGCACAGCCAGCCGGCCACGCCCACGCCGCTGCAGAGCCGCACCTCCATTGTGCAGGCAGCTGCCGGAGGGGTGCCAGGAGGGGGCAGCAACAACGGCAAGACTCCCGTGTGTCACCAGTGCCACAAGGTCATCCG GGGCCGCTACCTGGTGGCGCTGGGCCACGCGTACCACCCGGAGGAGTTTGTGTGTAGCCAGTGTGGGAAGGTCCTGGAAGAGGGTGGCTTCTTTGAGGAGAAGGGCGCCATTTTCTGCCCACCATGCTATGACGTGCGCTATGCACCCAGCTGCGCCAAGTGCAAGAagaagattacaggc GAGATCATGCACGCCCTGAAGATGACCTGGCACGTGCACTGCTTTACCTGTGCTGCCTGCAAGATGCCCATCCGGAACAGGGCCTTCTACATGGAGGAGGGCGTGCCCTATTGCGAGCGAG ACTATGAGAAGATGTTTGGCACAAAATGCCATGGCTGTGACTTCAAGATCGACGCTGGGGACCGCTTCCTGGAGGCCCTGGGCTTCAGCTGGCATGACACCTGCTTCGTCTGCGCGGTGAGAGCCCCGCCCCTCGAACTCAGCCCCAAGCCCCCCGGCCCTCTGTTCGCTCCCCGGGAGATGCAGGAGAAGTTGGGAAGGGGCCTCTCCTGCTGCCCCCAACCCCATGTGACTGGGCCTTTGCTGTCCTTAGATATGTCAGATCAACCTGGAAGGAAAGACCTTCTACTCCAAGAAGGACAGGCCTCTCTGCAAGAGCCATGCCTTCTCTCATGTGTGAGCCCCTTCTGCCCACAGCTGCCGCGGTGGCCCCTAGCCTGA